One segment of Trichlorobacter ammonificans DNA contains the following:
- a CDS encoding heavy-metal-associated domain-containing protein — MNSNKLITAMIACAVVAWLIYLSFHVTTASAASAVAVLKTSGMTCGSCSEKITGALKAVKGVTHTEVDLGGGYVIVGFDAADTTPQHLAERVSKTGYGSTVQQVLTPEQFRQMTGRDIGRMARAGGGCGCCSGGGPAAQQQQ, encoded by the coding sequence ATGAACAGCAACAAACTGATTACCGCTATGATCGCCTGTGCCGTGGTGGCCTGGCTGATTTACCTGTCGTTCCACGTTACCACCGCCAGTGCCGCCAGCGCCGTGGCGGTGCTGAAAACCAGCGGTATGACCTGCGGCAGCTGCTCCGAAAAAATTACCGGCGCTCTGAAGGCGGTGAAAGGGGTCACCCACACCGAGGTGGACCTGGGGGGCGGTTACGTGATCGTGGGCTTCGACGCTGCCGACACCACGCCGCAGCATCTGGCCGAGCGGGTGAGCAAAACCGGCTACGGCAGCACGGTGCAGCAGGTGTTGACACCGGAGCAGTTCCGGCAGATGACCGGCAGGGATATCGGCCGGATGGCCCGCGCCGGGGGCGGCTGCGGCTGCTGCTCCGGTGGTGGTCCCGCTGCACAGCAGCAACAGTGA
- a CDS encoding DUF2318 domain-containing protein, with product MFRSVTAAVVAFVVVAATVIGASAFSFGKYEKVKVVNGAVSIPTAKVNDGKARYFKYSDGGKEISFFIVKAADGTFRTAFDACDACFREKKGYEQHGDKMVCKNCNMRFATNRIGPHAVGGCNPSHLPSVTSGGTIVIKADDLQQGARYF from the coding sequence ATGTTCAGATCAGTAACAGCGGCAGTTGTGGCATTCGTGGTGGTCGCGGCCACGGTTATCGGTGCCTCGGCCTTTTCCTTCGGCAAGTACGAAAAGGTAAAGGTGGTGAACGGCGCGGTCTCCATCCCCACCGCCAAGGTGAACGACGGCAAGGCCCGCTATTTCAAATACAGCGATGGCGGCAAGGAGATCAGCTTCTTCATCGTCAAGGCAGCGGACGGCACCTTCCGTACCGCCTTCGACGCCTGCGACGCCTGCTTCCGCGAGAAAAAGGGGTATGAGCAGCACGGGGACAAGATGGTCTGCAAGAACTGCAACATGCGCTTTGCCACCAACCGGATCGGTCCCCACGCCGTGGGGGGCTGCAACCCCTCCCACCTGCCCAGCGTCACCAGCGGCGGCACTATTGTCATCAAGGCTGATGACCTGCAACAGGGGGCTCGGTACTTCTGA
- a CDS encoding ABC transporter permease: MKLHTISLNNLKRRKARMAFLTIGLMVGIATVVTLITLTRSMSGDIERKMDEFGANILITPRSNGLSMTYGGISLGGVTFDQSEIHEEQLAAIRTIKNKANLSSVAPKVLGGITVGSHNVLLVGVDFENELKMKQWWQIFGEAPKTPQELLLGSDAAKTLHLGPGDSLTLKGETFTVSGVLDQTGSQDDALIFATLRKAQKLLGKEGKITLVEVAALCHGCPIGDMVLQIAEKLPDAKVTAIQQVVESRLKALDQFKRFSYAMATVVLFIGSLIVFVTMMGSVNERTVEIGVFRAIGFRKAHIMRIILLEAALVSLLAGLLGYALGMGSAGLALPYMAESANAVLVKDWWIGAGAITLALVTGLVASLYPALHASKMDPTEALRAL; encoded by the coding sequence ATGAAGCTGCATACCATTTCCCTGAATAACCTGAAGCGGCGCAAGGCGCGGATGGCCTTCCTGACCATCGGCCTGATGGTGGGGATCGCCACCGTGGTCACCCTGATCACCCTCACCCGTTCCATGTCCGGCGACATCGAGCGCAAGATGGATGAGTTCGGCGCCAACATCCTGATCACCCCCCGCAGCAACGGGCTTTCCATGACCTACGGCGGCATCAGCCTGGGAGGGGTTACCTTCGACCAGTCTGAAATCCATGAGGAACAGTTGGCCGCCATTCGCACCATCAAAAACAAGGCGAACCTCTCCTCGGTGGCCCCCAAGGTGCTGGGGGGGATCACGGTGGGGAGCCACAACGTGCTGCTGGTGGGGGTCGATTTCGAGAACGAGCTGAAGATGAAGCAGTGGTGGCAGATCTTCGGTGAAGCGCCAAAGACGCCCCAGGAGCTGCTGCTGGGAAGCGATGCCGCGAAAACGCTGCACCTGGGACCGGGAGACAGCCTGACCCTGAAGGGAGAGACCTTCACCGTCAGCGGCGTCCTGGACCAGACCGGCTCCCAGGACGACGCCCTCATCTTCGCCACCCTGCGCAAGGCCCAGAAGCTGCTGGGCAAGGAAGGGAAGATCACCCTGGTGGAGGTGGCGGCCCTCTGCCACGGCTGCCCCATCGGCGACATGGTGCTGCAGATCGCGGAAAAGCTGCCGGACGCCAAGGTAACCGCCATCCAGCAGGTGGTGGAGAGCCGCCTCAAGGCCCTGGACCAGTTCAAGCGCTTCTCCTACGCCATGGCCACGGTGGTGCTGTTCATCGGCTCGCTGATCGTCTTCGTCACCATGATGGGAAGCGTCAACGAGCGGACCGTGGAAATCGGCGTCTTCCGGGCCATCGGCTTCAGAAAAGCGCACATCATGCGGATCATCCTGCTGGAAGCGGCCCTGGTCAGCCTGCTGGCCGGCCTGCTGGGCTACGCCCTGGGGATGGGCAGCGCCGGGCTGGCGCTCCCCTACATGGCGGAAAGCGCCAACGCCGTGCTGGTAAAGGACTGGTGGATCGGCGCCGGTGCCATCACCCTGGCGCTGGTGACCGGGCTTGTGGCCAGTCTCTATCCGGCGCTGCATGCGAGTAAAATGGACCCGACGGAAGCGCTGCGGGCACTATGA
- a CDS encoding ABC transporter ATP-binding protein gives MSLIKIENLKKRYTSGDDVVEALRGVDIEIAEGEFITIMGQSGSGKSTLLSVLGGMNHPTSGEVEMAGVKLYELAGEKLADFRAQNLGFVFQSFHLIPYLTAAENVMLPLAIVSMKSADKRAAAAAALERVGLGGKLDRLPNQLSGGEQERVAIARAIVNNPGILLADEPTGNLDSATSDGVMALFRELNDAGQTIVMVTHNPDNGRYADRTIQLKDGRVV, from the coding sequence ATGTCGTTGATAAAAATTGAAAATCTGAAAAAGCGGTACACAAGCGGTGATGATGTCGTAGAAGCGCTGCGCGGCGTGGATATCGAGATCGCCGAGGGAGAGTTCATCACCATCATGGGGCAGTCCGGTTCCGGCAAGAGCACCCTGCTGTCGGTGCTGGGGGGGATGAACCATCCCACTTCCGGCGAGGTGGAGATGGCCGGGGTGAAGCTGTACGAACTGGCGGGGGAGAAGCTGGCCGACTTCCGGGCGCAGAACCTGGGGTTCGTTTTCCAGTCCTTCCACCTGATTCCCTACCTCACCGCCGCCGAGAACGTGATGCTCCCCCTGGCCATCGTGAGCATGAAGTCGGCGGACAAACGGGCCGCGGCTGCCGCGGCGCTGGAGCGGGTGGGGCTGGGGGGCAAGCTGGACCGGCTGCCCAACCAGCTTTCCGGCGGCGAGCAGGAGCGGGTGGCCATTGCCCGGGCCATCGTCAACAACCCCGGCATTCTGCTGGCTGACGAGCCCACCGGCAACCTGGACTCGGCCACCAGCGACGGGGTGATGGCCCTGTTCCGGGAGCTGAACGACGCAGGCCAGACCATCGTCATGGTCACCCACAACCCGGACAACGGCAGGTATGCCGACCGCACCATTCAGCTGAAGGACGGCAGGGTGGTGTAA
- a CDS encoding two-component system sensor histidine kinase NtrB, with protein sequence MKPSRVRILLLALAILGISLVHYVTPLHLHYLHDVFQRLYYLPIIFAALWFGLRGGLVCSLVVSIVYAPHILFQWGGTLTVEMEKYLEILLYNVVGAVTGLLAQREQERAEELRKTAQGLEHSYRKLEEQSERIIAIEEQLRRAERLSTLGEMAAVLAHEVRNPLASLRGSAEILRDDYRPGDAKYEFLDMQIRETERLNRVVEEFLRMARSRPTDLKPCRLREELETIITLTVGEARKRQVALALLPGGDSATVLADGDKLRQAFLNVVINALQATPPGGNVTIAIADNGREVCFSDTGPGIPPEALERIFEPFFTTKQDGTGLGLAVTRKIIEAHGGTLAVESEAGQGTTVVVRLPEPEEVA encoded by the coding sequence ATGAAACCGTCACGCGTCCGCATCCTCCTGCTTGCCCTGGCCATCCTCGGCATCAGCCTCGTTCACTACGTCACACCGCTGCATCTCCATTACCTGCACGACGTCTTCCAGCGTCTCTACTACCTGCCGATCATCTTCGCAGCCCTCTGGTTCGGGCTGCGGGGCGGGCTGGTCTGTTCCCTCGTCGTCAGCATCGTCTATGCTCCCCATATCCTCTTCCAGTGGGGCGGCACCCTGACGGTTGAGATGGAAAAATACCTGGAAATCCTGCTCTACAACGTGGTGGGTGCAGTCACCGGCCTCCTGGCCCAGCGGGAGCAGGAGCGGGCGGAGGAACTGCGGAAAACGGCGCAAGGGCTGGAGCATTCCTATCGTAAGCTGGAGGAACAGTCGGAGCGGATCATTGCCATTGAGGAACAGTTGCGCCGGGCCGAGCGCTTGTCCACCCTGGGGGAGATGGCGGCGGTGCTGGCCCACGAGGTGCGCAATCCCCTGGCTTCGCTGCGGGGCAGTGCCGAAATCCTGCGGGACGACTACCGCCCCGGCGATGCCAAGTATGAATTTCTCGATATGCAGATCCGGGAAACCGAGCGGTTAAACCGGGTGGTGGAGGAGTTTCTGCGCATGGCCCGCTCACGGCCCACGGACCTGAAACCGTGCCGTCTGCGGGAAGAGCTGGAGACCATCATCACCCTGACCGTCGGTGAGGCCCGCAAGCGGCAGGTGGCGCTGGCCCTGCTGCCCGGCGGGGATAGCGCTACGGTGCTGGCCGACGGCGACAAGCTACGCCAGGCCTTCCTGAATGTCGTCATCAACGCCCTGCAAGCCACTCCGCCGGGGGGGAACGTCACCATCGCCATCGCCGACAATGGGCGTGAGGTGTGCTTCAGCGACACCGGCCCCGGTATCCCGCCGGAGGCACTGGAGCGAATCTTCGAGCCGTTTTTCACCACCAAGCAGGACGGCACCGGCCTGGGGCTGGCGGTGACCCGCAAGATCATCGAGGCCCACGGTGGCACCCTGGCGGTGGAGAGCGAGGCGGGACAGGGAACGACGGTGGTGGTACGGTTGCCGGAGCCGGAAGAGGTAGCGTAG
- the hisF gene encoding imidazole glycerol phosphate synthase subunit HisF, whose translation MSVVKIMPCLDMKNGRIVKGVHFENLRDAGDPVENARYYQSEGADELAMLDIAATLENRKTRLEWVWNVASVISIPLTVGGGIAGMEDIRMTLDAGAAKVSMNSAAVSDPGLVENAAREFGADRITVAIDARRNSAMPSGFELVVSGGTRPVGRDAVEWARRCQELGAGVILPTSMDGDGTQAGYDLAFTRAIADAVTLPVIASGGAGTLEHFYEGVVQGGAQILLAASVFHFRTLRIREVKDYLRSRGVAVSL comes from the coding sequence ATGTCAGTGGTGAAGATCATGCCCTGCCTCGACATGAAGAACGGGCGCATCGTCAAGGGGGTTCATTTTGAAAACCTGCGGGATGCCGGCGACCCGGTGGAGAACGCCCGCTATTATCAAAGCGAAGGGGCCGATGAACTGGCCATGCTGGACATCGCCGCAACCCTTGAAAACCGGAAAACCCGCCTCGAATGGGTGTGGAATGTGGCGTCCGTCATTTCGATCCCCCTGACGGTGGGCGGCGGCATTGCCGGCATGGAGGATATCCGGATGACCCTTGATGCCGGCGCCGCAAAGGTCTCCATGAACAGTGCCGCGGTCAGCGATCCTGGGCTGGTGGAAAACGCTGCCCGCGAATTCGGTGCCGACCGGATCACCGTGGCGATCGATGCGCGCAGAAACAGCGCCATGCCCTCCGGCTTCGAACTCGTGGTCTCCGGCGGCACCAGGCCGGTCGGCAGGGATGCCGTGGAGTGGGCTCGCCGCTGCCAGGAACTGGGCGCGGGCGTCATCCTGCCGACCAGCATGGATGGCGACGGCACGCAGGCAGGGTATGATCTCGCATTCACCCGGGCGATCGCCGATGCGGTCACCCTGCCGGTCATCGCCTCAGGGGGCGCCGGCACCCTGGAACATTTCTACGAAGGGGTGGTGCAGGGCGGGGCGCAGATCCTGCTGGCGGCCTCGGTGTTCCATTTCAGAACCTTGCGCATCAGGGAGGTCAAGGACTATCTCCGCAGCCGGGGCGTTGCGGTAAGCTTGTAA
- a CDS encoding PEP/pyruvate-binding domain-containing protein: MQTDQQPPELIQTLLERERELNCLYRIEELLARRSCTLEGLLHDVIAAVPSGWRFPERCQARIVYDGVVYAPPHFKPTPWSESAPIPAGEREAGSLEVSYTTEVLPSPEGIFLEKESKLLRTIADRIGQTLLQRTLEKQLGEQQAAPPEWPALVDALRRTDERLYIYCSRKMLYLLCRSDITEARQFLDSFAVTFAAHHPETASEVNYPSRQQPRNDILEMSEQVFALAARHLTDAEILSSLHRWIQENRLSFLIKTIDSPTVSLDKIIDVILRYRAQIGDGTVLEQSTEKWLRVSLIRRFFSDSIDFINFAKHHLRVSDFFDLVTRIIYPAESNGRLGGKSTGLFVAWRILARAAEKEELLADIRIPKTWYLTADCLTSFLHHNDLEDVSELKYKDIEQIRFEYPNIIQLFKHARFPADVYRGLSHALDDFGERPIIVRSSSLLEDRAGTAFSGKYKSLFLHNQGDKRTRLHALLDAIAEIYASVFGPDPIAYRAERGLLDFREEMGILIQEVVGRRVGPYHLPLFAGVALSSNEFRWSPRLRRDDGLCRLVPGLGTRAVDRISNDYPLLLSPGQPGLRVNVTPNEIRRYSPTRVDLINLQERVFETVALEQLLQEHGRDIPHLSKLVSAYRDGQICHLPTFELQLNDDELVATFEGLVKRTPFVRQIRAIMQTLREAMGMPVEIEFANDGDHLYLLQCRPQCLESDTAPGDLRHDIPECDLLFTAHRFISNGRVPEITHIVYVPPEQYAAQSSLETMLDIGRAVGLLNTRLPRRRFILMGPGRWGSRGDIKQGVHVSYADICNTAVLIEIAYRAGAHEPDLSFGTHFFQDMVEAGIRYIPLYPEDHGNLFNRQFLTESPNRLTALAPEYAHLSDVLRVIDVPRERCGNILKIVMDADQVMAAGYFIKPSDNG; this comes from the coding sequence ATGCAGACTGACCAACAGCCTCCTGAACTGATACAGACCCTGCTCGAACGGGAACGGGAGTTGAACTGCCTGTACCGGATCGAGGAGCTGCTGGCCAGACGCAGCTGCACGCTTGAGGGGCTTCTGCACGACGTCATCGCGGCCGTCCCCTCAGGCTGGCGTTTTCCGGAGCGCTGCCAGGCCCGCATCGTCTATGACGGGGTGGTGTACGCACCACCCCATTTCAAGCCGACCCCCTGGTCCGAGTCCGCTCCCATACCGGCAGGAGAGCGGGAGGCGGGCTCCCTGGAAGTTTCCTACACAACCGAGGTGCTCCCGTCACCCGAAGGTATTTTTCTCGAAAAAGAAAGCAAGCTGCTCCGCACCATTGCCGACCGGATCGGCCAGACCCTGCTGCAGCGCACCCTGGAGAAACAACTCGGCGAGCAGCAGGCGGCACCCCCCGAATGGCCGGCGCTGGTTGACGCGCTGCGCCGCACCGACGAACGGCTCTACATCTACTGCTCCCGCAAAATGCTCTACCTGTTGTGCCGGAGCGACATCACCGAGGCTCGCCAGTTTCTTGACTCGTTTGCCGTCACCTTTGCCGCCCACCATCCGGAAACCGCTTCAGAGGTTAATTACCCGAGCCGTCAACAGCCCCGCAACGACATCCTTGAGATGAGCGAGCAGGTGTTCGCCCTTGCCGCGCGCCACCTGACCGACGCAGAGATTCTTTCCTCGCTGCACCGCTGGATTCAGGAAAACAGACTGAGCTTCCTGATCAAGACCATTGATTCTCCAACCGTATCGCTGGACAAGATCATCGATGTCATCCTGCGCTATCGCGCCCAGATCGGCGACGGCACCGTCCTTGAGCAATCAACCGAAAAGTGGCTCCGGGTATCGCTGATCCGCCGTTTCTTTTCCGACAGCATCGATTTCATCAATTTCGCAAAGCATCACCTGCGGGTATCGGATTTTTTCGACCTGGTAACCCGGATCATCTACCCTGCCGAAAGCAACGGCCGGCTGGGGGGGAAAAGCACCGGGCTCTTCGTTGCCTGGCGCATTCTGGCGCGGGCCGCGGAGAAGGAAGAACTGCTTGCCGACATCCGCATACCCAAAACCTGGTATCTGACCGCCGACTGCCTGACATCGTTCCTGCACCACAACGACCTGGAGGATGTCAGTGAGCTGAAGTACAAGGATATCGAGCAAATCCGCTTCGAATATCCCAACATCATCCAGTTGTTCAAGCACGCCCGCTTTCCTGCCGACGTGTACCGGGGCCTGTCCCATGCACTGGATGACTTCGGCGAACGCCCGATCATCGTGCGCAGTTCCAGCCTGCTGGAGGACCGTGCCGGCACCGCTTTTTCGGGCAAATACAAAAGCCTGTTCCTGCACAACCAGGGGGACAAGCGCACCAGGCTGCATGCCCTGCTCGATGCCATCGCCGAAATTTACGCATCGGTGTTCGGACCGGACCCGATCGCCTACCGTGCCGAGCGCGGACTGCTCGATTTTCGCGAAGAGATGGGCATCCTGATCCAGGAGGTGGTGGGGAGGCGCGTCGGCCCCTATCATCTGCCGCTGTTTGCCGGGGTGGCGTTAAGCTCCAATGAATTTCGCTGGTCGCCGCGCTTGCGGCGCGACGACGGCCTGTGCCGGCTGGTTCCCGGCCTCGGCACGCGGGCCGTTGACCGCATCAGCAACGACTATCCCTTGCTGCTGTCCCCCGGCCAGCCGGGCCTGCGGGTGAACGTTACCCCTAACGAAATACGTCGCTATTCGCCGACCCGGGTTGACCTGATCAATCTGCAGGAGCGGGTCTTTGAGACGGTTGCACTTGAGCAGCTCCTCCAGGAGCACGGACGCGACATCCCCCATCTGTCCAAGCTGGTGTCAGCGTACCGCGACGGCCAGATCTGCCATCTGCCGACCTTCGAACTCCAGCTGAACGACGACGAGCTGGTCGCCACCTTTGAAGGGCTGGTGAAGCGTACCCCGTTCGTCAGGCAGATCAGGGCAATCATGCAGACCCTGCGGGAAGCGATGGGCATGCCGGTAGAGATAGAGTTCGCCAATGACGGCGATCATCTCTACCTGCTGCAGTGTCGGCCGCAATGCCTTGAGAGCGATACGGCGCCCGGCGACCTGCGGCATGACATCCCGGAATGCGACCTGCTCTTTACGGCACACCGCTTCATCTCAAACGGGCGCGTTCCGGAGATCACGCATATCGTCTACGTGCCGCCGGAACAGTACGCGGCTCAGTCCAGCCTGGAGACGATGCTTGACATCGGACGGGCGGTGGGCCTCCTGAACACCCGATTGCCCAGGCGCCGCTTCATCCTGATGGGACCGGGCCGCTGGGGCAGCAGGGGCGACATCAAACAGGGGGTTCATGTCTCCTACGCCGATATCTGCAACACGGCCGTACTGATCGAGATCGCCTACCGTGCCGGCGCCCACGAGCCGGACCTTTCCTTTGGCACGCATTTTTTCCAGGACATGGTGGAGGCCGGTATCCGGTACATCCCCCTCTACCCGGAGGATCACGGCAACCTTTTCAACCGGCAGTTCCTGACGGAGTCGCCGAACCGGTTGACAGCGCTGGCGCCGGAGTACGCCCACCTGTCCGACGTGTTGCGGGTGATCGACGTGCCGCGGGAACGTTGCGGAAACATACTGAAAATAGTGATGGACGCCGACCAGGTAATGGCGGCGGGCTATTTTATAAAACCATCGGACAACGGATGA
- a CDS encoding Glu/Leu/Phe/Val family dehydrogenase, whose protein sequence is MTHSSYNPYKIAQYQFDKVADLLELDDGVRQLLRQPMREYHFSIPVRMDDGTVRVFNGFRVQHNDARGPAKGGIRFHPMETVDTVRALSMWMTWKCAVVDIPLGGGKGGVICDPHQLSMREQEQICRGWVRQIAKNIGPWSDVPAPDVMTDGQHMLWMLDEFETIHGGRFPGFITGKPLGNGGSQGRTEATGYGVVYVLVTALDEMGIALDKTTASIQGFGNVAQHAARLYTQLGGKVLAISCWDQNDMTSYTYRKKSGVNVIELQDIADKFGTIDKKRAADLGYELLPGDAWLEQDVDILIPAALESQIHRDNVENIAPGVKVVAEGANGPTTPEADEVLHQRNILTLPDFLTNAGGVTCSYFEQVQCNTNYFWDKNEVLQKLEKYMTSAYIAVGDVARRQKISMRDAAYVIAINRVAKAVQARGWA, encoded by the coding sequence ATGACGCACAGCTCGTATAATCCGTACAAAATCGCCCAATATCAGTTTGACAAGGTGGCTGACCTCCTGGAGCTCGACGACGGCGTCAGGCAGTTGCTCAGGCAGCCGATGCGCGAATATCACTTTTCCATTCCGGTACGCATGGATGACGGCACCGTACGGGTGTTCAACGGTTTTCGCGTACAGCACAACGACGCGCGGGGTCCGGCAAAAGGCGGCATCCGCTTCCATCCCATGGAGACCGTAGATACGGTGCGCGCGCTTTCCATGTGGATGACCTGGAAATGCGCCGTGGTGGATATTCCGCTGGGGGGCGGCAAGGGTGGGGTCATCTGCGACCCGCACCAGTTGAGTATGCGCGAGCAGGAGCAGATCTGTCGAGGCTGGGTCCGGCAGATCGCAAAAAATATCGGCCCCTGGAGCGATGTGCCTGCTCCGGACGTGATGACGGACGGTCAGCACATGCTGTGGATGCTGGATGAATTCGAGACGATCCATGGAGGCCGTTTCCCCGGATTCATTACCGGCAAGCCGCTGGGCAACGGCGGATCACAGGGGCGTACCGAAGCCACGGGGTATGGTGTGGTGTATGTCCTGGTCACGGCGCTCGATGAAATGGGGATTGCCCTCGACAAGACCACGGCCAGCATCCAGGGGTTCGGCAATGTCGCGCAACATGCGGCCCGGCTCTACACCCAGCTTGGCGGCAAGGTACTCGCCATATCCTGCTGGGACCAGAACGACATGACCAGCTACACCTATCGCAAAAAGAGCGGGGTCAATGTTATTGAACTGCAGGACATTGCCGACAAGTTCGGCACTATCGACAAGAAACGGGCCGCTGACCTGGGCTATGAACTGTTGCCGGGTGACGCCTGGCTGGAGCAGGATGTGGACATCCTGATCCCGGCGGCGCTGGAAAGCCAGATACATCGCGACAATGTGGAAAATATCGCGCCCGGTGTAAAAGTGGTTGCCGAGGGGGCCAACGGGCCGACAACACCGGAGGCCGACGAGGTGCTGCACCAGCGGAACATCCTCACCCTGCCCGACTTTCTCACCAATGCCGGCGGCGTCACCTGCAGCTATTTTGAACAGGTACAGTGCAACACCAATTATTTCTGGGATAAAAACGAGGTGCTTCAGAAGCTGGAGAAATACATGACCTCGGCGTACATTGCCGTGGGTGACGTTGCGCGGCGGCAGAAGATCAGCATGCGTGACGCGGCATACGTGATTGCCATCAATCGTGTGGCAAAGGCTGTCCAGGCCCGTGGCTGGGCATGA
- a CDS encoding O-acetylhomoserine aminocarboxypropyltransferase/cysteine synthase family protein, whose amino-acid sequence MNPNWKIDTVAVQGGWEPKAGEPRILPIIQSTTFKYDSAEHVTKLFDLEAAGFFYTRLANPTTDGFERKIAQMEGGVGAMATSSGQAATTLAIMNICQAGQHIVTASTLYGGTYNLFAVTLPKMGIEVTFVDPELPAEEIKKAFRPNTRCLFAETIGNPGLNVLDFEKFAAIANEMQAPLIIDNTFGTPYLCRPFEHGAHIVIHSATKYIDGHATSVGGVIVDGGTFDWTCGRFPELTEPDISYHGLEYVKTFGPLAYIVKARVQLMRDLGTPPGPLNSFLFNLGLETLHLRMQRHSDNALAVAKFLETHPLVSWVCYPGLESHPTHDRAKRYLPKGCSGVLTFGIKGGAEAGRKFMESTKLVALVVHVGDARSCVLHPASTTHRQLSEEQQESSGVKPDLIRLSIGIEDAGDLIEDIDQALKASQQ is encoded by the coding sequence ATGAACCCGAACTGGAAGATCGACACCGTTGCCGTGCAGGGAGGCTGGGAGCCCAAGGCCGGCGAGCCGCGCATTCTCCCCATCATCCAGAGCACCACCTTCAAGTACGACAGCGCCGAGCACGTCACCAAGCTGTTCGACCTGGAGGCGGCCGGCTTCTTCTACACCCGTCTGGCCAACCCCACCACCGACGGCTTCGAGCGCAAGATCGCCCAGATGGAGGGGGGCGTGGGGGCCATGGCCACCTCGTCCGGCCAGGCAGCCACCACCCTCGCCATCATGAACATCTGTCAGGCCGGCCAGCATATCGTCACCGCCAGCACCCTCTACGGCGGCACCTACAACCTGTTCGCCGTGACCCTGCCCAAGATGGGGATCGAGGTGACCTTCGTGGACCCGGAGCTGCCGGCCGAGGAGATCAAGAAGGCGTTCCGCCCCAACACCCGCTGCCTTTTTGCCGAGACCATCGGCAACCCCGGCCTCAATGTTCTCGACTTTGAAAAGTTCGCCGCCATCGCCAACGAGATGCAGGCGCCGCTGATCATCGACAACACCTTCGGTACCCCCTATCTCTGCCGTCCCTTCGAACACGGCGCCCATATCGTGATCCACTCGGCCACCAAGTACATCGACGGCCATGCCACCAGCGTGGGCGGGGTGATTGTGGACGGTGGCACCTTCGACTGGACCTGCGGCCGGTTCCCTGAACTGACCGAGCCGGACATCAGCTACCACGGCCTGGAGTACGTCAAGACCTTCGGCCCCCTGGCCTACATCGTCAAGGCCCGGGTGCAGCTGATGCGCGACCTGGGGACTCCGCCGGGGCCGCTTAACTCCTTCCTGTTCAACCTGGGGCTGGAGACCCTGCACCTGCGCATGCAGCGCCACAGCGACAACGCCCTGGCGGTGGCGAAATTCCTTGAAACCCATCCCCTGGTGAGCTGGGTCTGCTATCCGGGGCTGGAGAGCCACCCGACCCACGACCGGGCGAAAAGGTACCTGCCCAAAGGGTGCAGCGGCGTGTTGACCTTCGGCATCAAGGGGGGCGCCGAGGCGGGGCGGAAGTTCATGGAATCGACGAAGCTCGTGGCCCTGGTGGTGCATGTGGGTGACGCCCGCAGTTGCGTGCTGCACCCGGCCAGCACCACCCACCGTCAGCTCTCCGAGGAACAGCAGGAGTCCAGCGGCGTCAAGCCGGACCTGATCCGCCTGTCCATCGGCATCGAGGATGCCGGCGACCTGATCGAGGATATTGATCAGGCATTAAAGGCGAGCCAGCAGTGA